Proteins from a genomic interval of Nitrospira sp.:
- the rapZ gene encoding RNase adapter RapZ has protein sequence MAQLNLVIVSGLSGSGKSHALKAFEDAGYFCIDNLPPALIPTFVELCNQQGGEISNVALGVDVRERVFFADLVGTLERVRALGYAIRLLFLEARDEVLVRRFSESRRPHPLLPHLPVLEGVRFEKERVAELRRHADRIIDTSDLTVHELRDVLTKEFSRGPATRRLTVTLLTFGYKFGVPYDIDLLFDVRFLKNPFFVPDLKPLPGDDPRVRAFVLSDPDAIDLLVQLESMLKFLIPLYEREQRSYLTIAIGCTGGRHRSVAIAGRLRESLGAIGHEVILKHRDLQKS, from the coding sequence ATGGCGCAGCTTAATCTCGTCATTGTCAGTGGCCTCTCCGGATCCGGTAAGTCGCACGCGCTGAAGGCGTTCGAGGATGCCGGCTATTTTTGTATCGATAACCTCCCGCCTGCGTTAATCCCGACGTTTGTAGAGTTGTGCAATCAGCAAGGGGGGGAGATATCGAACGTCGCGCTGGGCGTCGATGTTCGTGAGCGAGTCTTCTTTGCTGATTTGGTCGGGACGCTTGAGCGGGTGAGAGCCCTCGGGTACGCGATTCGGCTGCTCTTTTTGGAAGCCCGAGATGAAGTGCTTGTCAGGCGATTTTCCGAGTCGCGTCGCCCGCATCCGCTCCTGCCACATTTGCCGGTCCTAGAAGGGGTTCGGTTTGAGAAAGAACGGGTTGCTGAGTTGCGTCGCCATGCTGATCGGATTATCGATACGTCTGATCTGACCGTGCACGAACTCCGGGACGTATTGACGAAGGAGTTTTCCCGAGGTCCTGCCACTCGGCGCTTGACGGTAACCTTGCTGACGTTTGGATACAAATTTGGCGTTCCCTACGATATTGATTTGCTGTTTGACGTTCGGTTTTTGAAGAATCCGTTTTTTGTTCCCGACCTCAAGCCCCTTCCAGGGGATGATCCCCGTGTTCGTGCATTTGTGTTGTCCGATCCAGACGCCATTGACCTCCTGGTGCAGCTGGAGAGCATGCTGAAGTTCTTGATCCCTCTCTATGAGCGTGAACAGCGCAGCTATCTCACCATTGCGATTGGGTGCACCGGCGGGCGTCATCGATCGGTCGCGATTGCAGGTCGGCTCCGGGAGAGCCTTGGTGCAATCGGTCATGAAGTGATCCTCAAGCATCGAGATCTGCAGAAGTCCTAA